Part of the Aquificaceae bacterium genome is shown below.
TATCCTGCAATGGTGCAAAGCTCATATACATAAGGAAGGATGAGCTCCTGAGCTTTCTCAAAGACTTGGCTGAGAGTATGAAGAGCGAGCTGGAAAATGTTAGCGAAGTATACCTTTTTGGCTCTTTGGCAAAGGGTGAAGAGAGAGGGCTTAGCGATGTGGAGTATCCCTTAGCATGAATAAATCTCCCTTTTGTGGACATTTATCCAC
Proteins encoded:
- a CDS encoding nucleotidyltransferase domain-containing protein; translated protein: MRAIISCNGAKLIYIRKDELLSFLKDLAESMKSELENVSEVYLFGSLAKGEERGLSDVEYPLA